The Leptospira selangorensis genome segment CGGTACTTTTTAAGGATTCGTCCCTACCACGATTGCGGCGGAATTCTGTCGGAGTAACTCCAGTAAGTTCTTTAAATGCGCGATTAAATGGTCCCAAGGATTGGTAACCTAGATCCATGGCGACCCGAATGATAGGAATTTCGTCCTTTCCCGAATCCAGAAGTATCTCGCAGGCTTCTTGGATCCTATAACGATTTAAGAAGTCTGGAAAATTTCTAAAACCCATTGCTTGGTTGATTAACCTTCTGAGTTTATATTCCTGTACTTCTAAATCTTCTGCAAGCTGCCCGATTGTCAGGCCTTCCTTTCTATAAAGTTTGGTTTCTTCGAACGCCGAGACTAATTTTTTCTTCAATGCCGGGTCGGCATATACGGCTTTTTCTTCTTTGTCCCCTGACTCTTCCGGTCTTGGATCGACGAGACCTTCTTTCAGCTCGAAGACTAAATACATAAACGCAAGTATAAGTCCCCAGGCAAAGACCACATTCGCTAAATCTAAAATTTCAGATAAGACCTTACCCCTTAGGATCAAGTGAGAAAACATATTAAAAGTGATTACACTTCCGGTCATCAGTATATGGACTTCACGTAATCTTCTTCTTGTCTCGATTAAGTCATCCTTTCGTCCTGAATAGATACGAATGATTGCGGCCACAACGAAACCCAAGGACAGAAGAGTTGGAATGATGATATGGGCAAGAACAGTTTCTGAAACAATAGGCCCTCTCATGTTGATCAGATCCAATACAGGATAAACAGACAACGCAGAGACTCCTACCTTACCGAGAAGTAAAAGCCAATACCAAAATTTGATCTCGAAATGATCTTCGAAGATTGCGAGACTGATCATCCAAAAGAAAAAAGGTAAACTGATAAGACCTGCAAATAAAAATACGCGAATAGAATAAGGGATTTTTAAATCAGGATCCAAGGAAAGAATGATATAACATATGATCCCGAATGAGAACCCTCCGGCGATACGTATCCTAAAATCGTAAATGTACCTCCATCCTAAAAGTCCTATAATGAAGATTAGATTCGAAAGACAGAATAAATGTAATATGTCCGTGATCTGCGAGATCAAATGAGTTCTTCCAGTTTTTCCAATTCTCCCCAAAAGTCCTTTGTTTGTAAACCAGGAAGAAATTTCCTGATCAAGCTGCTATCTATAAAACTGTCCTCTCTATCCATCTTTTCTTCCGGAACAACCTGGATCTTACCATGATCTTCTAAAAATCGGAAGATCTCTAACCATGTATGCCATTGTCCGTCGGATAAAATTAACTCGGAAGGCAGATCATTTCCGAGATAAGATAGAAGCAAACGTACTACTTCCGAAATATCGTCCCCATGGATCAGATTCAATTGGCGTTTAGTCTTTTTAACGGAGCCCTTTCTCGCCCAGTTTGCAGGATTTCTATCCGGTCCATAGATCCCGGAAAGCCTGAGGATCTTACCACCCTTCTCCAAAAATTGTAACTCCGTTTCATAACGATCATGTTCAGGATCTAAAGGAGTTTTTTCAGTGATATCAGGCGTGATCCGTTGATAGATGCTGGTAGACCCAAACATCCAAACCGTTTTAGAGATGGAGAAAATAGAATCAAAAACTTGGTCTCTATTTTCGAGTTTTTGAGCGGGGAAGGTGATAAGGCTCGCGTCAAACTTCGAGCCTTCGTTCTCTTTGCGGAAATTTTCCAAAGCCGCCACATCGGATAGATCCAAAAGAACGGATTCTTCTACTTGCGTAGCTCGAGAAATTCCTATAACAGTATTCTCTTTTTTTAATGTATTTAGAATTCGTAGGCCGGTATATCCCAGCCCAAAAATCGCAAACTTAGGCATTACTCCAAACCGAGTCTTTTATAGATCAGCCCGACTTTATCTAAATAAGGAGAAATTTGGAAGATAGAATCCAGATCTCCAGGTTTCAGAACCTTCTGCACCTTAGGGTCCTCCGCAAGTCTTGTCTTAAGGTTTTGGGAAATATCCGCCCAAACTGCCATCGCATGACCTTGCACGATTGCATACGCGTCTTCTCTGGTCATCCCACCTTTTTCGATCAAGTGGAGAAGAACCTTTTGGGAGAAGATCAAACCTCTTGTGGTTCCCAAAGTCCGTTCGATCGCATCAGGATAGACATGCAGATTTTTTACTACGAATAACATTTTATCCAGAATATATTCTAGAGCGATTGTGGAATCAGGAACTACGATCCTTTCTGCAGAAGAATGGGAAATATCCCTTTCATGCCATAAAGCCACGTTTTGTAAAGCAGTGGAGACATTAGAACGAATCACTCTGGAGATTCCGGAGATCCTTTCACAAATCACAGGATTTCTTTTATGAGGCATTGCAGAAGATCCTTTTTGACCCGGCGAAAAAGGTTCTTCTACTTCTCTACCTTCCGTTTTTTGAAGAAGGCGAACTTCAGTTGCAAAACGATCCAAACTCGCAGCAGTTACGCCTAACGCGGACATATAAGCAGCATGTCTATCTCTTGAAACCACCTGGGTCGCGATCGGATCAGGTTTAAGCCCTAACTTCTCGCAAACATATTCTTCAATGTCCGGTTCGATATTGGAATAAGTTCCGACTGCTCCGGATAATTTTCCTACGGCAACTTCTTCTTTTGCCAGGGCCATACGCACCCTGTTTCGTTTCATTTCTTCATAGAATAATGCGAACTTCAAACCGAGAGTCATCGGCTCCGCATGGATACCGTGAGATCTACCTATACAAGGAAGATCCCTGTATTGGATCGCCTTCTCCTTGATCGCTTCGATCAACTGATCCGTTTTTTTCAAGATCAGATCCATTGCTTGGACCATCTGCACACAAAGTGCGGTGTCTCCAATATCGGAAGAAGTGAGGCCGTAATGCACATGGCGACCTGCAGGCCCGATATAAGAATTCATATTAGTTAAGAATGCGATAACGTCATGGTGGACCTTGGATTCAATTTCCAAAATTTCATCCACATTAAATCTTGCTTTGGAACGGATCTCTTCGAAGTCTTCTTTAGGAACCTCACCTTTTTTCATCCGGGCTTCGGTGGCCAATATTTCGATTTCTTTCCAAATATCGAATTTGTTCTCCAATTCCCAAATTTTAGAGATCTCAGGATTCGAATACCGATCAATCATTCCAGTTTCCTTGGGGAAATACCCCCATTGATAGGATTTTTACCTGGCGCCTATACGTAAACGGTTTTTAGCCCAGCTCGAAAGAGCTTACAAACTCTTTGATCAGATTGATATGGTCTACTTCGGGAGAAGGGTTTTCCTTACTCGGTTCGTATAAATGTTCATCAAAAACATGGTAATCGAAAATTTTAAGCTCGAAGTCAGGTATGGTGATGATGATATTTTCGGAATGGATATCGAAGATCAGTTTTTCTTCCTGAGCAAGATAACGTGTTACTTCTATCACCCTATGAAAGTCCAAGGCGATCTTTTTGAGTTTAGACTTATTGATGATCCCGAATCTATGAGTATCAAAGTTCAATTTCCATTTGGGAAAAAGTGCATCCTGGATAGGATTTTGTCTGACCTTCTCATTCAATCGGATGAATTCTTTTAAGTGTTTTCCAGGTAATAAATTTTGGTTATCACAGGGAGTGAGAGTAACCACAGGAATACCGAACGGGCTTCTCCTAAAACGTAAACCCATAAAAAATCGAGTAGGAAGTACAAGATCAGGGATTAGACTTTTTAATTTCCAATAATGGAGTCTTTCCAATCCTAAACGTGCGAACTTAAAACGGATCTCATCTCTTTTAGATTCCCCCCATGCGGATTTTTGCAAATGATGCATGAGTCCGATCTCTTCCGTTTTTAAATAACGTTCCAGATTATTCTGCACTTCTTTATATAAAGAACCAAAAATAGGATCAGAAGGTAATTTAGATTTTCCTATTTTAACAACTTGGTTCCAAGGAAGTGTATATACGAATTTATAAGAGCCCCTTCCTATATAATTCTCAGAAGCGAGAGGCATAAAATTATCCAAAAACTCTCTACCATATCTATGCGTTATACGAAACACGTGAGATACAGGAAAAAGTCTTTCGTAAAATTTTCGGGCAAAGCCGGATTGCCTAAGGCGAAAGTCGATGGGCAGATCCTCTTTTGGGATCTGAGAATCCGCCCTATCCGGATCAAAAAATAATTCTTTATCAAGGCCCTTTTCCAGGATCTCGATAAAGCTGGGAATCCCAGGAGAGTTCCAAAAATTTCGGATCGCTTCTCCGAATTCGCTGAATCTTCCCTTCTTTGCCATTATAATCCCATTATTTATTTGGAATGATAGTACAAGTCTCTTTTGTAAGTAGGGAGAGCTGTCTTATTCTTCTTAGAATTTTCCAAAGCCTTATCTTTTTCCTCATCGATCCACCATAAAGACTTAGCAGCACCTTCTCCAGAATATCTGGCGAGTGGATTTTCAGGAGTTCCGAATCTATTCCAATAAAGGACTCTTGTAGATTTAATTCCCCAAAGAAGAACGTAAGGAACTTCTTTAGTTAAGATCTTATCTATCTTCTTTAAGATTTCCGTTCTTTTTTTAATATCGAATTCCGTTTTTTGCTGCTCAATGAGTTTGTCTATATCCGGATTTTTGAAACCATTATAATTATTTTGTCCGTTCTCATTCGCGTATTTGGAATCCCAATGATGTTCCGGATCCGGGAAAGAACTTCCTGCACCCCAAGCCGCCCAGGTAACATCAAAATCATACTTGTCCATTCTTTCGGACCAGTTCGCAAGGTCAGTGCTCTCGATCGTGACTTGGATACCCAACTCTTTCACTCTTTCCATGAATAGAGTAAAATATTTTTCCACACTTCTATCCCTTTCCAGGATATGTATCACGAATTGTTGCCCGTCTTTTTCCAGGAAACCTTTTGCATTCGGTTTCCATCCTGCCTCAGCAAAAAGTTTTTTGGCAATTTCTGGATCATAGTCGATCGCAGGATTCGGCAATTGCCCTTCTTCCCATACGGAACCGTAATAAGAATCAGTGAGCTGATATTCTCCGAATGCAAGTTTATCCACCATAAGTTTTCGATTCACCAAATGAGCGATCGCCTTTCTAATACGAACATCGTCGAAAGGTTTTCTTCTCATATTGAATGCCCAACCCTGGAAGCCCGATTTTTTATCGTTATAGATCTTTTGTTTTACGATATAATTCTTATCGAAAGGTTCTCCCGTTGTATCCTGGACCCAAGTCGCAGCCTTATACACAGGATATAGATCTATATCACCTTTTTTGAATGCTTGGAATGCCACCGCGTCATCGTTAAATACTTTAAAGATGAGAGTATCGAAGTTGTCAGTTCCTTTATAAAAAGGATAAGCCCTCATCCAATAGTCATTCCTACGTTTCATCTTCACATAGATGCCTTTTTTCGCGGACTGCAATTCATAAGGACCGGAGATTACAGGGAACTCGAAATTTTCCTTATTAAAGTCCTTTCCGTTATAATAATGTTCCGGAAGAATAAAGAACTCATATGCGATAAATTCGAAGTTTTTCCAATGGATCTCTTTTTGAGTAAATTCAACTTCGTGTTCATTCACTAACTTTGGAGCTTCGAAACGAGAAAGGTCGATCCTATGAAGTGCGGTATTATTTTTCTTATTCATGATGATTTCATAAGTGTATAATACGTCTTTAGCGGTAATAGGTTTACCATCGCTCCATTTGGCGTTTTTATCCAAATTGAATGTAAAAGTTTTTTTATCGGAAGAGATCTTCCAAGAAGAAGCAAGTTTAGGAAGAGGTTCCAATGTAATCGGATGTCTTTCTAAAAGTGGCTCGAACATCTGACCAAAGATCTCGGCGGTAGTGGAAAAATTTTCCAAATACCAATTCAAAGATTTAGGATACTGATGGCTATAGATCCTAAATATCCCTCCCCTTTTTGCGTTAGGAGAAGAAGACGGATTCGGCTTTCTCAATGCTTCCGGGATACTATTAGGATCTCCCTCCCAAGGAAGATCTTCAGTCGCCACTGAAATTTGGACTTCTTCCTTCTCTTTACAGCCGCTTGAAACGAACGTAATTACGGATAATAAAAGTGTAAAATAGCAAATGTTTAGGAGTTTGGAATTTTTTAGAGCAAGGTTCAAAGCACACCTCTTAGGAATGTTCGTGTTCGAAAGCTTCCGGGAAAACCCGATTTCAGGCAAACTTAAATGTAAAATTTTCGATGAAAAGATAGAAGTAGAAGAACCTACAACTAAACCTTATTTAACCCTATGAGCGAAGACCACATCGGGAATACGTTTTAAGTTGCCTAGGATTTCCTTTAATTGGTCCAAATGTTCCACTTCTATCATGAAGCGGGCCATCAAAGTATCCTTTTGCACTGTAGAAGCTCCGGCCTCCAGGATATTCGTCTGGGTTCCGGAGATACTTTTTACCATCTCCAAGTAAATTCCCTGACGATCTTTAGCCTTCACTTCTACTCGAACAGGTACCGGCTCAGTCTGGCCATAATCCCAATCCACTGTGATCTGTCTGAGTTGCTCTTCTTCTCTTTGTTTTAACGCTACACTACAGTTCTTTTTATGAACGGAAACACCACGCCCTCTAGTTACAAATCCTATGATCTGGTCTCCAGGAAGAGGAGAACAACAACCCGAAAGTCGCACCGGAATATCTCTAAGTCCCGCGACTAAAATTTTTCCGCCCGCAACTTGGCCTTGTACTTGAGTTTGTTTAGAAACTTTTTCGGAAGGTTTACGTTTGAGTTCTTCTAATACTTCCGCATTGAGAGTAAGTTCCGCAGCACTCTCGGCGCCTTGTGCTAGATCCTTGCTGGTCTCTTCTCTGAGTTTTCTGAAATAAGCGCGTAACTTTTGTCTGGCAGAAGGAGTTTTAACAATACGAAGCCAGATAGGAGAAGGTTTGGATCTTTTATCCACAACAACTTCTACCTGGTCACCGCTACGTAATTCCGTACGAAGAGGGATCATTCTACCGTTGATCTTTGCTCCTTTACAATGCAAACCCACATCTGTGTGAATCCTAAATGCGAAGTCTAGAACCGTAGCACCTTTAGGAAGTTGTATAATTTCTCCCTTAGGAGTGAAAACAAATACCTCGTCTTCATGAAGATCGTATTTTAATTCTTCTAAAAATTCTTTAGGATCTAAAGAGGAATCCTGCCAAGTCTGTAGGACTTCCAACCACTTAACCGTTAGATGTCTTTCATTGGCGTGAGTTTTACCTTCTTTGTAAACCCAGTGAGCTGCGATCCCGAATTCAGCGATCGCATTCATCTCAGCAGTACGGATCTGCACTTCCAAAGGTTTTCCATCCGGACCGATCACAGTCGTATGAAGTGATTGGTACATATTCGTTTTAGGAGTCGCGATATAATCCTTAAATCTACCCGGAACAGGAGACCAAAGTGTATGGACAATCCCGAGTACACCGTAACAGTCTTTGATCTCGTCCGTAACGATACGGATCGCTCTTAAATCAAAAATTTCGTCGAAGGTTTTTTCCTTCGTTTTCATCTTACGATAGATGGAGAAGAAATGTTTTGCTCTTCCTTCTACATTCGCGTTGATTTGGATCTCAGCGAGTCTTTGTTTTAGGATCAGCTGAAGTTTTTCTATATAATCTTCTCTTTCAGACTTTTTAGCACTGATCCTTTTTTTAATGTCCTGGTATTCTTCCGGAAAGATAACTTGGAATGCCAAATCTTCCAGCTCTG includes the following:
- a CDS encoding AraC family transcriptional regulator, with protein sequence MISQITDILHLFCLSNLIFIIGLLGWRYIYDFRIRIAGGFSFGIICYIILSLDPDLKIPYSIRVFLFAGLISLPFFFWMISLAIFEDHFEIKFWYWLLLLGKVGVSALSVYPVLDLINMRGPIVSETVLAHIIIPTLLSLGFVVAAIIRIYSGRKDDLIETRRRLREVHILMTGSVITFNMFSHLILRGKVLSEILDLANVVFAWGLILAFMYLVFELKEGLVDPRPEESGDKEEKAVYADPALKKKLVSAFEETKLYRKEGLTIGQLAEDLEVQEYKLRRLINQAMGFRNFPDFLNRYRIQEACEILLDSGKDEIPIIRVAMDLGYQSLGPFNRAFKELTGVTPTEFRRNRGRDESLKSTADFEIS
- a CDS encoding RelA/SpoT family protein produces the protein MGFVKAPATKEMLIEGVRETMGPEALEMIEKAYKVSEDSHQGQFRLSGEPYIVHPLQVGFILYELGLDEKVISAGILHDVIEDTKYTRDDMVRDFGTEITQLVEGVTKISQIKSQSKETEAAENIRKIIIATIQDIRVILIKLADKTHNMRTLSFQPPEKQRRIANETLSLYAPIAGRLGIYSVKSELEDLAFQVIFPEEYQDIKKRISAKKSEREDYIEKLQLILKQRLAEIQINANVEGRAKHFFSIYRKMKTKEKTFDEIFDLRAIRIVTDEIKDCYGVLGIVHTLWSPVPGRFKDYIATPKTNMYQSLHTTVIGPDGKPLEVQIRTAEMNAIAEFGIAAHWVYKEGKTHANERHLTVKWLEVLQTWQDSSLDPKEFLEELKYDLHEDEVFVFTPKGEIIQLPKGATVLDFAFRIHTDVGLHCKGAKINGRMIPLRTELRSGDQVEVVVDKRSKPSPIWLRIVKTPSARQKLRAYFRKLREETSKDLAQGAESAAELTLNAEVLEELKRKPSEKVSKQTQVQGQVAGGKILVAGLRDIPVRLSGCCSPLPGDQIIGFVTRGRGVSVHKKNCSVALKQREEEQLRQITVDWDYGQTEPVPVRVEVKAKDRQGIYLEMVKSISGTQTNILEAGASTVQKDTLMARFMIEVEHLDQLKEILGNLKRIPDVVFAHRVK
- a CDS encoding extracellular solute-binding protein, with the translated sequence MNLALKNSKLLNICYFTLLLSVITFVSSGCKEKEEVQISVATEDLPWEGDPNSIPEALRKPNPSSSPNAKRGGIFRIYSHQYPKSLNWYLENFSTTAEIFGQMFEPLLERHPITLEPLPKLASSWKISSDKKTFTFNLDKNAKWSDGKPITAKDVLYTYEIIMNKKNNTALHRIDLSRFEAPKLVNEHEVEFTQKEIHWKNFEFIAYEFFILPEHYYNGKDFNKENFEFPVISGPYELQSAKKGIYVKMKRRNDYWMRAYPFYKGTDNFDTLIFKVFNDDAVAFQAFKKGDIDLYPVYKAATWVQDTTGEPFDKNYIVKQKIYNDKKSGFQGWAFNMRRKPFDDVRIRKAIAHLVNRKLMVDKLAFGEYQLTDSYYGSVWEEGQLPNPAIDYDPEIAKKLFAEAGWKPNAKGFLEKDGQQFVIHILERDRSVEKYFTLFMERVKELGIQVTIESTDLANWSERMDKYDFDVTWAAWGAGSSFPDPEHHWDSKYANENGQNNYNGFKNPDIDKLIEQQKTEFDIKKRTEILKKIDKILTKEVPYVLLWGIKSTRVLYWNRFGTPENPLARYSGEGAAKSLWWIDEEKDKALENSKKNKTALPTYKRDLYYHSK
- the purB gene encoding adenylosuccinate lyase; this translates as MIDRYSNPEISKIWELENKFDIWKEIEILATEARMKKGEVPKEDFEEIRSKARFNVDEILEIESKVHHDVIAFLTNMNSYIGPAGRHVHYGLTSSDIGDTALCVQMVQAMDLILKKTDQLIEAIKEKAIQYRDLPCIGRSHGIHAEPMTLGLKFALFYEEMKRNRVRMALAKEEVAVGKLSGAVGTYSNIEPDIEEYVCEKLGLKPDPIATQVVSRDRHAAYMSALGVTAASLDRFATEVRLLQKTEGREVEEPFSPGQKGSSAMPHKRNPVICERISGISRVIRSNVSTALQNVALWHERDISHSSAERIVVPDSTIALEYILDKMLFVVKNLHVYPDAIERTLGTTRGLIFSQKVLLHLIEKGGMTREDAYAIVQGHAMAVWADISQNLKTRLAEDPKVQKVLKPGDLDSIFQISPYLDKVGLIYKRLGLE